One segment of Tetrapisispora phaffii CBS 4417 chromosome 1, complete genome DNA contains the following:
- the DET1 gene encoding acid phosphatase DET1 (similar to Saccharomyces cerevisiae YDR051C; ancestral locus Anc_3.287) has translation MFQNSQEFPPNSIPTSSWRHRNKPRLIVLIRHGESQSNKDKLVNEYTPNHLVPLTAKGWKQAKYAGIQLLKALNVDDEDIVDRLEKKYKCEANLGQELPISNYKKLNKKKDLDIVFYTSPYIRTRETLKGILDVIDEYNELNSGLKIPEEYRYEPCNKKKSAAWHQKFSTGVEETEELFKSNEGSFEKATDIKEGGSAFESQEVPASVNDDSICNKINTENGKTFIRYRIKDDPRIREQDFGNFQQVTSMEDVMTKRKHYGHFFFRFPQGESAADVYDRVASFQETLFRFFERNILRKPRDVVVLVSHGIYCRVFLMKWFRWTYEEFESFTNVPNGSLMIMELDESIDRYVLRTELPRWCQ, from the coding sequence ATGTTTCAGAATAGTCAGGAATTCCCACCAAATTCAATCCCAACTTCTTCATGGAGACATAGAAATAAACCGAGACTTATCGTATTGATAAGGCACGGTGAGAGTCaatcaaataaagataaactAGTAAATGAATATACGCCAAATCATCTAGTACCACTCACTGCGAAAGGTTGGAAACAAGCTAAATATGCAGgaattcaattattaaaagcTTTAAATGTTGATGATGAGGATATTGTTGATCgattagaaaaaaaatataaatgtgAAGCAAATTTGGGACAAGAACTGCctatttcaaattataagaaattgaataaaaagaaagacCTGGATATCGTATTTTATACATCTCCATACATCAGAACGAGAGAAACTTTAAAAGGTATATTGGATGTAATCgatgaatataatgaattaaattcCGGATTAAAAATCCCAGAAGAATATAGATATGAACCGTGCAATAAGAAAAAGTCTGCTGCTTGGcatcaaaaattttcaacAGGCGTTGAAGAGACAGAAGaactttttaaatcaaatgaAGGGAGTTTTGAGAAGGCAACTGATATTAAAGAAGGTGGCTCAGCTTTTGAATCACAGGAAGTACCTGCCTCAGTAAACGATGATTCtatttgtaataaaattaatacaGAGAACGGTAAAACTTTTATAAGGTATAGGATTAAGGATGATCCAAGAATCAGAGAGCAAGATTTTGGTAATTTTCAACAAGTTACATCTATGGAAGATGTAATGACGAAAAGAAAGCATTATGGtcattttttcttcagATTTCCTCAAGGTGAAAGTGCCGCTGATGTTTATGACAGGGTAGCTAGTTTTCAAGAAACTTTATTCAgattttttgaaagaaaCATCTTAAGGAAACCTAGAGACGTAGTTGTGTTGGTTTCACATGGTATATATTGTAGAGTATTTCTAATGAAATGGTTTCGTTGGACTTACGAGGAATTCGAATCATTTACAAACGTTCCAAATGGTAGTTTGATGATTATGGAATTGGACGAGTCAATAGATCGTTACGTTTTACGTACTGAGTTGCCAAGATGGTGCCAATAG